In a genomic window of Amphiprion ocellaris isolate individual 3 ecotype Okinawa chromosome 11, ASM2253959v1, whole genome shotgun sequence:
- the cdk5r2b gene encoding cyclin-dependent kinase 5 activator 2b, with protein MGTVLSISPASKKASIMDAEVGGEGLKNDKSLKRHSMFVSLSWKKLVANSAKKSAKKVTPNPLPARELPSSQVAQLNSENIRKTHQTEEKKPKAPIPVPVPTVPTVPTHNSEPVVQNGRLSSVQKQPSSLSLVSPRRIVIQASTGELLRCLGDFMCRRCFKLKELNSGEVILWFRNIDRTLLLQGWQDQGFITPANLVFVYLLCEDTISDSIDSPSELQGTFQTCLYLAYSYMGNEISYPLKPFMIEANKDVFWETSLRIINRLSAKMLQLNADPHFFTEVFQDLKNQRETNESNLDR; from the coding sequence ATGGGGACCGTCCTCTCTATATCTCCCGCGTCGAAGAAGGCATCCATCATGGATGCGGAGGTCGGAGGAGAGGGACTGAAAAACGACAAGAGCCTCAAGCGCCACTCCATGTTCGTGTCTCTCTCTTGGAAGAAGCTGGTGGCCAATTCGGCCAAGAAGAGCGCGAAGAAAGTCACCCCGAACCCGCTGCCCGCCCGAGAGCTCCCCTCCAGCCAAGTGGCGCAGCTCAACAGCGAAAACATCAGGAAGACGCACCAAACCGAAGAGAAGAAACCCAAAGCGCCCATCCCGGTGCCGGTGCCCACGGTGCCCACGGTGCCCACGCACAACAGCGAACCCGTGGTCCAGAACGGGAGGCTTTCCTCGGTGCAGAAGCAGCCCAGCAGCCTGTCTCTGGTGTCGCCCAGGCGGATAGTGATCCAGGCGTCCACCGGGGAGCTGCTGCGCTGTTTGGGGGACTTCATGTGCCGCAGGTGTTTTAAACTGAAGGAGCTGAACAGCGGGGAGGTGATCCTGTGGTTCCGGAACATAGACCGGACTCTTTTGCTGCAGGGCTGGCAGGACCAGGGCTTCATCACGCCGGCCAACTTGGTGTTCGTGTACCTGCTGTGCGAAGACACGATATCGGACAGCATCGACAGCCCGTCCGAGCTGCAGGGCACCTTTCAGACTTGCCTCTACCTCGCCTACTCCTACATGGGCAACGAGATCTCCTACCCACTCAAGCCGTTCATGATCGAGGCGAACAAGGACGTTTTCTGGGAAACGTCGCTCCGGATCATCAACAGGCTGAGTGCCAAAATGCTCCAGCTGAACGCGGACCCGCACTTTTTCACCGAGGTCTTCCAGGACCTCAAAAACCAACGCGAAACCAACGAGTCCAACCTGGACCGCTGA